Sequence from the Psilocybe cubensis strain MGC-MH-2018 chromosome 10, whole genome shotgun sequence genome:
catgtatgtCGAGCACAGATATGCTCTTCCCGTTCTTTCCTGGATGATGTCCATTGGATTTACTATCATGCCGCATCCCAAATATCCGGACAACACCACAGCggaaaaaattttgaaaatggaaaaaattgtccttcagaaacatcctcttcatcgacattacaataccactggagtggtcgttaacctatggtgccaaggttcttttgtccaactgattacgacttgtcaatcggtggtagagtgcattttggggtatcatagcagtatgtccccaatgtcatgtgtcaaaacaatgttaacttcaattttgttctactgcagccggcgtcatgaattttgttacctttgagaaggtgtacagcttgtatccaaatgctacctttggacatcaagtctctctgttgcaaccttctgccgacctcaagcgcgcgcaaaaatttcttgcaaaatatcattcccgtggcttgaaatttgttctttccattccatcgcaaactttgaaaatggaccgccatatccaaagcaggatacagtctatcagggacaacgtaaatgttgggtatagttcatctcgtggtcatgttcttgttgtgctgGATTACAATCCTTATCCAGAGTTGTTCTCTCCTGGGATTAGACGGGTTGGCGACaggcattgttgggtttattctttgcctcttttacccaaagcaaatcagacttcctttgttgaagccaattcgtgggcattgttgctcaatgaatttgattgtttgcattttggtgtccgTCGCATCAGCGGTATCACATTAGATTTTCACTACACAGTGGCAAATGTTTACCAATTACACAAgcgtgtcaaaaaagctatcaaatcctgggaaaggggtataaggtgtgtgctctttagttttagtatttgtcaatttaattcctgtaatgtaggcaaaaagatgaccgtgtacatgcaactgttttgtatttgctatccagaaaggcagatattttttggttgcattgccctcaaccacaaagcctcttgtggaatggatatttgtaatttcttccatccttagtcaaatttttgttcgaaataaacttgtgttcttgtcctcattctttttgtcttaatttgtaagtttgacttgcggatgagcgtgggaatatcctgcgtacagtgtacgcagaatattcccacggtcaacctctcccgatattcagccgagtgtgggaatattctgcgtatagtgtacgcagaattctCCCACGGACTTCCTCGCCGATATTCAGCCAAgtatgggaatattctgcgtacagtgtacgcaggattctcccatggggtgccaactaacaccttcagataatttctgtcatgaaaatgacttgacaaattattccttgttatttacaatgttcacgcaaatggattgattgtttgttcagcacatttatgatatccttgtctttttatgtacatatgtattaatcttgggacatagtattgctattgtggacTGTGTCCTCATTTAAGCGCATACGTGCCATCCTCTGTTgcgtgtcttcaatgtcaatctgacctttgtacagctgcctctttgtcctacacaaaacagcaacctgTCTTTTCACTGGAGTATAGCGCGACCGCATTCTGAgaatatcagctttctgttggaagttatgaatggctatgagactgttcaatgtaacattgcttacctctcttgcctcctggtccaagacaagtattccgcgaagagcgacaacaaatttgtacttgtttccttgggcaggaaatgcaacaaaggcaacactgatcttgacaatgtctccaatttgtatggaggcaggattataagaataatatctgttgcaacatgatattagtttggttgtgatgtgttgttggtattttctaaacatacctggctgttccgtcaggaagtatctcccgacgaagaaactgtaccttgttatcgattgcgtggatgaaactgtcccctaccatggacgccaacacgttatcagggtcgaccaggggatgaaaacctatgttgtcagatttgtcttgatatgcggataccttcgtgaaatattggctatgcgcatggaaaacattaaaacccgtgtctttgtgaagaactgggtcatagccgctgacgctgtccgcgggaaaattgtttgcaaaatggaggaaaacttcttctagcttttccatcaccttattgaacacaatgtctccgagtcccATGATAGCAATGGCGGTACGTAAATATGGTTGTTGCTTGACCGTTCTGTCGCAGCTGTAacagtcctcatttgtaattaattcacctcaatggagtggacgtacgaagcaggctttgccattggtggtagcatcttgtcgctaactatgccttggagtctgaatatcacttcgtccattgcaccgatatccacatcaaagttggacatatttatattatattatatatatattatattattacaaagcgtgacgctgaatcgtaaagacacgtcatgccacgctccgcggtggcccactaaaacaagtcTTGTTTCTTCTTTGGCTGGGCGCCTCTTTAAATTGCATCTGAATCTCACTCACTTTCTTGAGGGTCTGATACCTTTCTGATGTCATATAGGTGTATATACCTGGTACAATTGAGAGGGCAGTAAGGTTGCACTCAGCCCAGCTGAATATCCTCGGATGAATATCCAACCAACATGACAACTGAAAGTATTTAAAGCTGATCGAAAGAAGTGCACAGTCTATTTTCGACCTTCTTTCAACCATGCTTATGGGTACATATGATTTCCGGTTCGTGTGGCTGTGGAACGTTGATCGGTGCGAAGCTCTTGTGTATCTCTCAGTGTAACGCTGGCACGTATCAGCTAGCGCGATGTTTGCAGGGAAGGACTTAAGGTGTTTTGCCCACAAGACAAGTCGATCCGCCCAGGCCGCGATACTACCGAATAGTCAGGTGGTTGTGGAGAGTATGCTTATCTCTGCGTTCAATATTGTAAAAGATATTCGGGTCATTACTGGAGGGGATAAACAATATCGACCTCcccattgcttgcaccaTCTACAACCACCTGGGCCCCAAATCCACCCTCGCCAACATTCGCCACCCAGTGCAAATCCGGCCGCCGACCGTTGTTATCTATAACCTGGATCCCATGCATCTGTGTTCGTCCTTGCGGGAGTTCTACCGCCCGTGTGACGTTATATATCTCGAGCACCTCCCAGGCAGATGAGAGTGGGTCAGGCGACGAGATACTCAGGGCAGACGACGGGATGCCTGCGAATAGGGAGGTGTAGCTGTAGACCTTGTCGCCCGCTGAAGATGGAGAATTGACTCTATCCAGCGTAAGAATTCCCTCCAGCACTTGCCCCGACTCGACGCGCACCAGTGGCGTGAAGAAGGACGTGCCATTGGCGACGTACCACGACGCGACGGACCAGAACGCGCCTCCACCCGCCGCGCTCGTGCCGTACTGCAGCACCGGCTGAAGGATGCGCGAAACGCCTGCCACTGCAGGCTGAAGCGCGTTGAACAGAAAAATAGTTTGAAGGTGCGACGTATTGGTCATCGCAGGTGATGGAGGGACTGTCCATGTGGTAGTGAAGAGAGCGAGAGGTGTGGCGTCGGGCATGGTGTTGCTCCAGAAAAAATAGGCTGCGTAGCCATCGGAGATACCCTCATTATCGTCTGTAAGTAATCGGTTTAAGAGACCGTTCCGGTTCGAGGTTGCTTGATTAAATGGGACCAAATGATTTACTGTAATACCATCCGCTGATACGACGGTTATGGTGGAATTGAGATGTTCTATATGTGCGCCTGGAGTGACCTGGTGTGTCTTCGACTTTGATAAAGGTCCAGAAGGCGTGTAGACGACAGTGTCATTGTCATCTGCGCGTTGGAATGCCTAGCATCACGTTTATCAGAGTAATCCATGTCAAATTTGGTTTTGAGAGCCTTACAGATTTGCTAGTGAGAGATGCGAGTGCGCGAGTCACTTGTAAAGTACAGACACACAAGGTGACAATCTGGTTTGTCGAGGATAGCATATGTTTCCGTACCGCATCACAAGGCCCCTCTATATATGCTGGGGTCAACCTGTATGATGAATACTAGCCCATGCAGAATATCAATCATCAGATATGACCAAGAAGATAGTGTAGGCCAGTATCAGCCGTCTTGAGAAAGTTAAACCCTCTGTCAGCCTATTAGTTTGATTCCTATCTCGGGAGTCTACTGCCTACAGCCTGCACTGGAGGGGATGGAAGTCCGAAAATAAGCTGAACATTGACTAATCATGGATAAAAATCAAGCGAAACTATAGTTACTGAGATGTGAAGTAAACGATTCTTGTGTGTACCGACACCGTAAAAGGAACCCTTTTGTCCTTTCAAAACCACTTGTCACTTGTCATTTAACACTTGATTATAACTATGACCGGCAATGTTTTATGCAGTTGTAGGAAGTAATGGGTTGGGATGTCATTCAGTTTCGTTATTAAATATTCACGGGCGCTCACAGTGAAGAGCCGTGTTCCAACAATCTGTAAAAATCTGCGACGAGGTACAAACTGCCAGCGAGCACCACCAATCCCTCTCCACCGCGCTTTGCTTGTTTCTCAGCTGCCCATTCTAGCGCGCGCTTCAACCCTTCATTTTCCGATGACAACCACACATCACCCTCGCCCAGCTCTGGAACAAGCGCCTGCACAGTCTCACGCATCGTCGAGAGGGCTACAGGTTTGACCCATGGCATGCCTTCCGGCGGGGAGAACGGGAGCAGCGCAACAGATATATGTGGCACTAAACTTGATGTCCCAGGAAACGGTGGCAAGATGGGCGAGAGCGTTTGCAGAGGTGTTTTGGGAGGCGAATGAGAGAGACTGAGGATGTATGTTATGTGGATTGGAGTTGTAGTGGTATTTTCGAGGAGAGAGGTAATGTATTCACCCAGAGTTTTGGCTGATGCGGGGTTGTGTGCGCCGTCTGCGAGCACGAGGAGGTCGAGAGGTGAAGGCCCTGGGACAGAGATAGAGTGGAACGAGAGTCGACCGCGCCATTTGACTTTTGCGATACCTGCAGATATGGACGCTGGTGTGATGCGTTCTCGGAGCCTAAGCACATCTGTATCGGGGTAGTTAAATGTGAGGAGAGCATCGATGACACCAAGCGCAGTGCCTAGGTTGTCGAGCTGGTGCGCGCCTTGAAGTGGGAACTGGGCTTCGATTGCCTCAGGGAAAGCTTGTAATTGAAATTTGACAATGCGTGGTGGCGGCCCTGTCTTTGAGGCATCGTTAAACGGCGACCATGTACCTGAATCGACGGTTGACACGTCAACGCTTCTCAGCAACGTCCCCCCAGCCTCACGCACGACCTCTTCCACAACGCCTTGGACCTCTCCATGCTGCTGCCGTCCCAAGATAAATGGTCTCCCATTACGTGCAATTCCAGCCTTCTCCCGAGCAATGAGTGCAACTGTATCGCCCAAAAATGCCTGGTGGTCAAGATCGACCGCGGCGAGGGCCGACGCACGAATACACGCAGTAGGCACGATGTTTGTCGCATCACGGAGCCCGCCCATGCCGACTTCCAGAACGACCACATCGACGTGGGCAGTTTCAAAAATGCGCAGCGCTGTCATCGCAAGGAGCTCGAAGGAAGTCAGTCGGGTGCCCTGTTCGCGGTCGTGCGCCTCGACGTCCGTCCGTGTCTCTGTGTAGACCTTGATATCGATAGCAACATCATCTATGGTGATACTGTCGAGTACAGAGACGAGATGGGGGCTGTTGAATCGCCCGATACGGAGCGGGGAGGAAGATGTGAGGAGAATAGATGTGAGCAGGGCGGAGACACTgcctttgccattggtgcCAGCGATGTGCAGCGTTGGGCGGGTGTATGGGAGGAATGGTAAGAGAGATTTGAGGCGGTCGAGCGATAAATCGATGGACATTGCTTGGGaattggagttggagttggacgAATTAGACGAGCTTAAATGGTTATCGATGAGTGTGGGGATCAAAGTTTATACTATGCCATATCGGAAAGAACTTTGGCTAAATGACATCAGTTAACATCCCGTCGAGAATTGGAAGTCACTTTATGTCCCAAGTAAAGGTGGTTTAACGCTGACCACTGGAATTGTTGGTCGCACCATTGACGCACAAGTTCATGTTAtcatcggcaaaagtgacaagatccccaaatgccttttgTGCCTTTTTAAGCAGGTCAATGTTTTGCGTGACATGCTAAGTCACACAAAAACATTTTACTAAAATTTGGAGGTGCATAAAACATTTGGAGAGCATTTGAATGCTCCACAAACATTTATGCACCTCAAAGTTCAGTACAAAATATTCCATGTATTTACATTTATCTCTTAATGATTTGTTGGCCATAAAACTTGCAGGGAACAATtgattaaaaataaaaacaaagaataaaACATTGAGTTTAACTTCTTATTGACACAGATGATTAAAGGGCTTCAAATATGTTCAAAATGATTTAGGTAGGAGAAATTTTACTGACCACACGTAATACCTATGACGCTGGCAGGTTGTTTCCAATACGACACCATTGTCATAAGAATTACATGTACGTGAGAAATTTGACTTCAAGAAATACACATTAGAGAGGCCGTCTCCCCTGACAAATTAAATCGGAGACTGAATATCCGTTTTGAGCATAATAATCTGAGACACGCCCAAGTCGCTTTCTTTCTACCCTCTCATTTCCACCACTCTGACGACGGCGCTCTCTGGCTTCACTCAACACTGCAATGCCTCTTTCTTGGTACTTTGAGACTGGTATAGAGCTGAAAAGGTAAAAGACATGCTCTTTTTTCATCACACAAACCTAACTGACTGTTTTATACCTATTTATGGCTTGTTCTGTTGATAACCAACGATCTACCCCGATGACGTCACACCACCTTTATCATTTTTCCCCTCATTCCTAAACAACCACCTTTATACTCGTCTACGTAGAATAACTCTTTGTACAATGGGGAGGTATATAGTACCGACCCACTTCGATGCAGAACCTCAGTCTCTATCATATAGAACTGAGGTATGCATGTCTTCACTTTCACATCTTATTCACTACCTAATGTACCGTACAGTTTATTTCCCCTCTCTAGGTACATTGTCATGTAATTGAGTCTCTATCATATAGAACTGAGTTTATTTCCCCTCTCTAGGGTCTTGATTTCCTACAGGTTATGGGCCTTTCTTGTCACAATTAAAGTGGCACGAATCTTGACCCTATTACgatctaatcttatcagcGCGCCCTTATCAGCGCGCCTTTTGATCCCTTTCATTGGA
This genomic interval carries:
- a CDS encoding Dihydrofolate synthetase, giving the protein MSIDLSLDRLKSLLPFLPYTRPTLHIAGTNGKGSVSALLTSILLTSSSPLRIGRFNSPHLVSVLDSITIDDVAIDIKVYTETRTDVEAHDREQGTRLTSFELLAMTALRIFETAHVDVVVLEVGMGGLRDATNIVPTACIRASALAAVDLDHQAFLGDTVALIAREKAGIARNGRPFILGRQQHGEVQGVVEEVVREAGGTLLRSVDVSTVDSGTWSPFNDASKTGPPPRIVKFQLQAFPEAIEAQFPLQGAHQLDNLGTALGVIDALLTFNYPDTDVLRLRERITPASISAGIAKVKWRGRLSFHSISVPGPSPLDLLVLADGAHNPASAKTLGEYITSLLENTTTTPIHITYILSLSHSPPKTPLQTLSPILPPFPGTSSLVPHISVALLPFSPPEGMPWVKPVALSTMRETVQALVPELGEGDVWLSSENEGLKRALEWAAEKQAKRGGEGLVVLAGSLYLVADFYRLLEHGSSLLTPAYIEGPCDAVRKHMLSSTNQIVTLCVCTLQVTRALASLTSKSAFQRADDNDTVVYTPSGPLSKSKTHQVTPGAHIEHLNSTITVVSADGITVNHLVPFNQATSNRNGLLNRLLTDDNEGISDGYAAYFFWSNTMPDATPLALFTTTWTVPPSPAMTNTSHLQTIFLFNALQPAVAGVSRILQPVLQYGTSAAGGGAFWSVASWYVANGTSFFTPLVRVESGQVLEGILTLDRVNSPSSAGDKVYSYTSLFAGIPSSALSISSPDPLSSAWEVLEIYNVTRAVELPQGRTQMHGIQVIDNNGRRPDLHWVANVGEGGFGAQVVVDGASNGEVDIVYPLQ